Proteins encoded by one window of Pseudonocardia alni:
- a CDS encoding restriction endonuclease, producing the protein MVDAPQPVSEMPTWDGFLLPVLQVLSDGETVQAREVQDRVADHVKLTDAQRDEVLDSGQQRFRNRVGWAVSSLARAGALDRPRRGSYTVTDVGRRLLAEHPHRLDEVDLRQIPAYRDHVPARRVQVPSNNTPPVQENQYNSELDPIEQIEAGTARLRAEVSTQLLERLRSASPDFLEQSVLDVLVAMGYGGVEQRARRIGGSGDGGVDGVIDQDPLGLARIYVQAKRYAPDTVVGRPQVQGFVGALHGQQATQGVFITTSTFSREAVEYARSVNASVILINGERFANLMIDRGVGVQAVQTYTIVKLDEDYFE; encoded by the coding sequence ATGGTTGACGCTCCGCAGCCCGTCAGCGAGATGCCGACGTGGGACGGCTTCTTGCTGCCCGTCCTTCAGGTCCTCAGCGACGGGGAGACGGTCCAGGCTCGCGAGGTTCAGGATCGCGTCGCTGACCATGTCAAGCTCACCGATGCCCAACGAGACGAGGTCCTCGATTCCGGGCAGCAGCGGTTCCGAAACCGCGTCGGTTGGGCAGTCTCCTCGCTGGCCCGAGCCGGAGCGCTCGACCGTCCGCGACGTGGGTCGTACACCGTGACCGATGTGGGGCGGCGCCTGCTCGCCGAGCACCCGCACCGGCTGGACGAGGTCGATCTGAGACAGATTCCGGCGTACCGCGACCATGTCCCGGCCCGGCGTGTGCAGGTCCCGTCGAACAACACACCACCGGTCCAAGAGAACCAGTACAACTCTGAGCTTGATCCGATCGAGCAGATCGAGGCCGGCACCGCCCGGCTCCGAGCGGAGGTCAGCACACAGCTGCTCGAACGGTTGCGCTCCGCCAGCCCTGATTTCCTCGAGCAATCGGTCCTCGACGTGTTGGTCGCGATGGGTTACGGAGGGGTCGAGCAGCGCGCCCGTCGCATCGGCGGTAGCGGAGATGGCGGGGTCGACGGCGTCATCGACCAAGATCCTCTCGGTCTGGCTCGCATCTACGTCCAGGCCAAGCGGTATGCACCGGACACGGTTGTCGGTCGACCGCAGGTACAGGGGTTCGTCGGCGCCCTTCATGGTCAACAAGCCACTCAAGGTGTCTTCATCACCACGAGCACCTTCTCCCGGGAGGCTGTCGAATACGCACGCTCTGTCAACGCGAGCGTGATCCTCATCAATGGGGAACGGTTCGCGAACCTCATGATCGATCGCGGGGTCGGCGTACAGGCAGTGCAGACGTACACGATCGTCAAGCTTGACGAGGACTACTTCGAGTAG